A segment of the Panacibacter ginsenosidivorans genome:
GGGTTTTAAATAACTGGTGCTGCTGCCGGATTTAATGATAACAGCCGGTGACCCAAGTAATGATGCATTGATCTCTGCAATAGAATTATCAGGTATATTATAATCACCGTTTAATTTTATTTCAACCACCACAGCGGTAAGGTTATCATCTGCAGCATCAATGCCGGCAACAGAGCCTATCTGAAATCCATTAATGTACACAGCATTGGAAACCTTTAATTCTTTTGTATCGGTATATTTTGCATACAGGTAAGTACCTGTTTTAAAAAGGCTTTTTCCTTTCAGAAAATTGAAGCCCAATATTAAAAATGTGATGGCTATTGCAGTTAGTGCGCCGATCTTTGTTTCGTTGGATATTTTCACTTATTAGTAATTTTTTTTCAACTGTTCTTTTTGAATGTGTTTTTTATTTCTTGTGTACCCGGCTGTCTGAATGCTTATGAAGCTTTCGTTGCGTCGCACTCCTGTACTGTTGAATAGTTTGCAGCAATCAGCAGTCAGGTTTCAGTTAAAGACGCTTTGTGTTACTGAATACTGATACCTGATAGCTCATACCTGTTTCGAACGTACAAGTGAGTGACACAACAGCCGATGCCACAAAGAACTACTGCCGGACAAATAAAAATTATTACAGCTAACAATAAAATTAAGTGCAATAATTATAGCGGCAAAACTAATAGTTATGTGGCAGAGACGTAAAAAAGATTTGTAAAAATCAGGTTTACTATGTTAAACTATTTGTTAGGATTTTCAAGTGTATAACGATAACGTTGTACTGCCTGGGTTATGGCATCTGCAGTTTCCTGCTGGCCTTTATCGCTGTTGAGGTAATCTTCTTCTTCAGGATTGGTTATATAACCTGTTTCTACCAAAATGCTTGGCATGGCAACTGCCTGTAATACCCAAATGCCCACCTGGCGCTGCAATGCACCACGTACGGCGCGGCCGATATTTTCGAATTCTTCTTCCACCGTTAATGCAAGACTGGCACTGCGTTCAAAATATTGCTGGGTTTTAAGTGTATATAAAATTCTTTTCTCAGGAGAATCAGGATCGAAGTCGCCGATCTGTGAGCCAAGTGTACTATCGATATACAATGATTCGTTTTCACGCATGGCAAGTTCTTTATCATCATTTTTATGCACGGCCCATATATAAGTAGATGCGCCTTTTGCAGGGTTAGGTGTGGACCAGTAATGATAGGTAGGAACTTTGCGTGTTCTTTTTTTGCGGCTCTTGCCTTTGCCGGTATAATAGGTTTGCGTTTTGTAACCGGTGATCTCGCTATGTCTTATAGGATCCGCTGCATCGCAGTGAATAGATATGAAAAGATCTCCATTGGCATTATTCGCTTTGTCTGCCTTTATTCTTGGGTTATCGAAAACGTCGGTGGTCCTTGTCATTACAACATTTACATCCGGCATTGCAAGCTGTAGTGTTTGCTGCAGTTTAAGCGCTATCTTTAAAGTAAGATCTTTTTCTTTTGAATAACTGCCATCGGCACCACCGTCTTCGCCACCATGCCCCGCATCTACCACGATGGTTCTTAAACCCGGCTTTTGTAAATGG
Coding sequences within it:
- a CDS encoding N-acetylmuramoyl-L-alanine amidase family protein yields the protein MLNKKNLFVILIGCTFLLSSFKISSGSTSHLQKPGLRTIVVDAGHGGEDGGADGSYSKEKDLTLKIALKLQQTLQLAMPDVNVVMTRTTDVFDNPRIKADKANNANGDLFISIHCDAADPIRHSEITGYKTQTYYTGKGKSRKKRTRKVPTYHYWSTPNPAKGASTYIWAVHKNDDKELAMRENESLYIDSTLGSQIGDFDPDSPEKRILYTLKTQQYFERSASLALTVEEEFENIGRAVRGALQRQVGIWVLQAVAMPSILVETGYITNPEEEDYLNSDKGQQETADAITQAVQRYRYTLENPNK